A region from the Lutra lutra chromosome 1, mLutLut1.2, whole genome shotgun sequence genome encodes:
- the ZBTB38 gene encoding zinc finger and BTB domain-containing protein 38 isoform X1 — MAAPLRSSQPLVVHPTLMTVMSLSRDLKDDLHSDTVLSILNEQRIRGILCDVTIIVEDTKFKAHSNVLAASSLYFKNIFWSHTICISSHVLELDDLKAEVFTEILNYIYSSTVVVKRQETVTDLAAAGKKLGISFLEDLTDRNFSNSPGPYVFCITEKGVVKEEKNDKRHEEPAITNGPRITNAFSIIETENSNNMFSPLDLRASFKKVSDSMRTTSLCLERTDVCHEAEPVRTLAEHSYAVSSVAEAYRNQPVHEHDSSSPGKTGKENCEALAAKPKTCRKPKTISVPQDCDPAADNMPPPPVTSLEVRQERSPQPAAILPCSKSPSNEGDARFSKEDENKSSEVPGPPAAAVPPLVYNCSCCSKSFDSSALLSAHMQLHKPAQEPLVCKDCNKQFSTLNRLDRHEQICMRSSHVPLPGGSQRFLENYPTIGQNGSSFTRPEPLLSENRIGEFSSTGGTLPETDHMVKFVNGQMLYSCVVCKRSYVTLSSLRRHANVHSWRRTYPCHYCNKVFALAEYRTRHEIWHTGERRYQCIFCLETFMTYYILKNHQKSFHAIDHRLSISKKTANGGLKPSVYPYKLYRLLPMKCKRAPYKSYRNSSYESAQENSQMNESASGPYVIQNPHGSELPTLNFQDRVNTLTNSPAIPLETSVRQEVPTSANVQNTEGTKWGEESLKVDLDSNFYSAEVSVSSAENAGSSDAPAGDVPVPSLSNSSENTASVISYGGSAPSVIVHSSQFSSVIMHSNAMAAMPSSNPRIPSEPPVSQPLKDDGKPEPDKVSRTVSRPKSIKEKKKTVPSNKAEVAEESKYGTDPGGSVSKTANTKETSKIETYIAKPALPGTSTNSNVAPLCQITVKIGNEAIVKRHILGSKLFYKRGRRPKYQMEEEALPPESDPETNRDSPLGLCQSECMEMNEMFDDASDQDSTDKPWRPYYNYKPKKKSRQLRKMRKVNWKKEHENRSPSAKCRYPAELDCAVGKAPQEKAYEEEETKEMPKLQCELCDGDKASGAGNQGRPHRHLTARPYACEFCAKQFQSPSTLKMHMRCHTGEKPYQCKTCGRCFSVQGNLQKHERIHLGVKEFICQYCNKAFTLNETLKIHERIHTGEKRYHCQFCFQSFLYLSTKRNHEQRHIWEHDGKGYACFQCPKICKTAAALGMHQKKHLFKSPSQREKVEGDMCQENSDPLENPHVHDSEDSDQKDNVQTIVENVL, encoded by the coding sequence ATGACAGTCATGTCCCTTTCCAGGGACCTCAAGGACGACTTGCACAGTGACACAGTGCTCTCCATCTTAAATGAGCAGCGCATTCGGGGCATTTTATGTGATGTCACTATTATTGTGGAAGACACCAAATTTAAAGCCCACAGCAATGTCCTAGCTGCTTCAAGCCTGTacttcaaaaatatcttttggaGCCATACGATCTGTATTTCCAGCCATGTCCTGGAACTGGATGATCTCAAAGCTGAAGTGTTTACAGAAATCCTTAATTATATCTACAGCTCCACGGTTGTCGTCAAGAGACAGGAAACAGTCACCGATCTTGCAGCTGCAGGAAAAAAGCTGGGAATATCCTTCCTGGAAGATCTTACTGATCGCAACTTCTCAAATTCCCCTGGTCCCTATGTATTCTGCATTACTGAAAAGGGAgtggttaaagaagaaaaaaatgacaagaggcATGAAGAGCCCGCCATCACCAATGGGCCGAGGATCACCAATGCATTTTCCATCATCGAGACAGAAAATAGTAATAACATGTTTTCTCCACTGGACTTGCGGGCAAGTTTCAAAAAGGTCTCTGACTCCATGAGAACCACAAGCCTCTGCCTGGAGAGGACCGACGTGTGTCACGAGGCAGAGCCCGTCCGCACCCTCGCAGAGCACTCGTATGCCGTTTCTTCCGTGGCCGAGGCCTACAGAAATCAACCTGTCCATGAACATGACAGCAGTTCCCCTGGTAAGACAGGTAAAGAAAATTGTGAAGCTCTTGCAGCAAAACCGAAAACGTGCCGAAAGCCAAAGACCATCTCCGTACCCCAGGACTGTGACCCAGCTGCAGACAACATGCCACCCCCTCCGGTAACCAGCTTAGAGGTTCGTCAGGAGAGAAGTCCACAGCCAGCTGCCATCCTGCCTTGTTCAAAATCTCCCAGCAACGAAGGAGATGCCCGTTTTTCcaaggaagatgaaaataaatcctCGGAAGTTCCTGGGCCTCCCGCAGCGGCGGTCCCCCCTCTCGTGTACAACTGTAGCTGTTGTTCCAAGTCCTTTGACAGCAGCGCCCTGCTCAGCGCCCACATGCAGCTTCACAAGCCAGCGCAGGAGCCGCTGGTGTGCAAGGACTGCAACAAGCAGTTCAGCACTCTGAACAGGCTCGACCGGCACGAGCAGATCTGTATGCGCTCCAGCCACGTGCCGCTTCCCGGAGGAAGCCAGCGCTTTCTGGAAAACTACCCCACCATTGGGCAGAATGGAAGTTCATTCACCAGGCCAGAGCCTCTGTTGTCTGAAAACAGGATCGGCGAATTTTCTAGTACCGGCGGCACCTTGCCAGAGACGGACCACATGGTTAAATTTGTGAATGGGCAGATGCTCTACAGCTGTGTTGTGTGCAAACGGAGCTATGTGACGTTGTCCAGCCTCCGAAGGCATGCAAACGTTCACTCGTGGAGAAGAACCTATCCCTGCCATTACTGCAACAAAGTGTTTGCGTTGGCCGAGTACAGGACAAGACATGAAATTTGGCACACAGGAGAAAGGCGCTATCAGTGCATTTTCTGCCTCGAAACTTTCATGACCTACTATATTCTCAAGAACCACCAGAAGTCTTTCCATGCCATAGATCATAGACTTTCCATCAGTAAAAAAACAGCCAATGGAGGCCTGAAGCCTAGTGTCTATCCATATAAACTTTACAGGCTACTGCCCATGAAATGCAAGAGGGCTCCTTACAAAAGCTACCGAAATTCTTCCTATGAAAGTGCCCAAGAAAACAGTCAGATGAATGAATCTGCCTCTGGCCCCTATGTTATTCAGAATCCACATGGCTCTGAGTTACCGACGCTGAATTTCCAGGACCGCGTCAACACCCTGACCAACAGTCCAGCCATCCCCTTGGAAACGTCTGTACGTCAGGAGGTGCCCACCTCTGCCAATGTACAGAACACAGAGGGGACCAAATGGGGAGAGGAATCGCTGAAAGTTGACCTCGATAGTAACTTTTATTCTGCCGAGGTGTCCGTCTCTTCTGCTGAGAACGCTGGCAGCTCTGACGCCCCGGCCGGGGACGTACCTGTCCCATCTTTGAGTAACAGCAGCGAGAACACAGCCTCTGTGATCAGCTATGGTGGCTCAGCGCCCTCGGTCATCGTGCACAGTAGCCAGTTCTCGTCGGTGATAATGCACAGCAACGCCATGGCTGCCATGCCCAGCAGCAACCCCCGCATCCCCTCCGAGCCACCTGTCAGCCAGCCCCTGAAAGACGACGGCAAACCTGAGCCTGACAAAGTGAGCAGAACAGTCAGCCGACCCAAGAGcatcaaggagaaaaagaaaaccgtGCCCAGTAACAAGGCAGAAGTAGCAGAGGAGTCCAAGTACGGGACCGATCCTGGAGGGTCGGTGAGCAAAACTGCAAATACGAAGGAAACCAGTAAAATCGAAACCTACATTGCCAAGCCCGCTCTGCCCGGAACCTCCACAAACAGCAACGTCGCACCCCTTTGCCAGATCACAGTGAAGATCGGAAACGAGGCCATCGTGAAAAGGCACATCCTCGGATCCAAGCTGTTCtacaaaagaggaagaagaccCAAGTACCAGATGGAGGAGGAGGCGTTGCCGCCAGAGAGTGACCCAGAAACCAACAGAGACAGCCCCCTTGGGCTCTGCCAGTCCGAGTGTATGGAGATGAACGAGATGTTTGACGACGCCAGTGACCAGGATTCCACTGACAAGCCCTGGCGTCCTTACTACAACTACAAACCCAAGAAGAAATCCAGACAGCTGAGGAAGATGAGGAAGGTTAACTGGAAGAAAGAACACGAAAACAGGAGCCCAAGCGCTAAGTGCAGATACCCAGCAGAACTGGACTGTGCCGTGGGGAAGGCTCCTCAGGAGAAGGCCTATGAGGAGGAAGAAACCAAGGAGATGCCTAAGTTGCAGTGTGAGCTCTGTGATGGGGACAAAGCCTCGGGGGCCGGGAACCAAGGGAGGCCCCACCGGCACCTCACTGCTCGGCCTTACGCCTGCGAGTTCTGCGCCAAGCAGTTCCAGAGCCCGTCCACCCTCAAGATGCACATGAGGTGTCATACTGGAGAGAAGCCGTACCAGTGCAAGACGTGCGGGCGGTGCTTCTCGGTGCAGGGCAACTTGCAGAAACATGAACGCATCCACCTGGGCGTGAAGGAGTTCATCTGTCAGTACTGCAACAAGGCATTCACGCTCAACGAGACCCTCAAGATCCACGAAAGGATCCACACAGGTGAGAAGCGCTACCACTGTCAGTTCTGCTTCCAGAGCTTTTTGTACCTTTCCACAAAAAGGAATCATGAGCAGAGGCACATTTGGGAGCATGATGGGAAGGGCTATGCCTGCTTCCAGTGCCCCAAAATTTGCAAAACAGCTGCTGCCCTTGGAATGCACCAGAAGAAACACTTGTTCAAAAGTCCAAGTCAGCGGGAGAAAGTGGAAGGTGACATGTGTCAGGAGAACTCAGACCCCCTGGAGAACCCACATGTCCATGACTCAGAAGACAGTGACCAAAAGGATAACGTACAAACCATTGTTGAAAATGTCCTTTGA
- the ZBTB38 gene encoding zinc finger and BTB domain-containing protein 38 isoform X2 — MTVMSLSRDLKDDLHSDTVLSILNEQRIRGILCDVTIIVEDTKFKAHSNVLAASSLYFKNIFWSHTICISSHVLELDDLKAEVFTEILNYIYSSTVVVKRQETVTDLAAAGKKLGISFLEDLTDRNFSNSPGPYVFCITEKGVVKEEKNDKRHEEPAITNGPRITNAFSIIETENSNNMFSPLDLRASFKKVSDSMRTTSLCLERTDVCHEAEPVRTLAEHSYAVSSVAEAYRNQPVHEHDSSSPGKTGKENCEALAAKPKTCRKPKTISVPQDCDPAADNMPPPPVTSLEVRQERSPQPAAILPCSKSPSNEGDARFSKEDENKSSEVPGPPAAAVPPLVYNCSCCSKSFDSSALLSAHMQLHKPAQEPLVCKDCNKQFSTLNRLDRHEQICMRSSHVPLPGGSQRFLENYPTIGQNGSSFTRPEPLLSENRIGEFSSTGGTLPETDHMVKFVNGQMLYSCVVCKRSYVTLSSLRRHANVHSWRRTYPCHYCNKVFALAEYRTRHEIWHTGERRYQCIFCLETFMTYYILKNHQKSFHAIDHRLSISKKTANGGLKPSVYPYKLYRLLPMKCKRAPYKSYRNSSYESAQENSQMNESASGPYVIQNPHGSELPTLNFQDRVNTLTNSPAIPLETSVRQEVPTSANVQNTEGTKWGEESLKVDLDSNFYSAEVSVSSAENAGSSDAPAGDVPVPSLSNSSENTASVISYGGSAPSVIVHSSQFSSVIMHSNAMAAMPSSNPRIPSEPPVSQPLKDDGKPEPDKVSRTVSRPKSIKEKKKTVPSNKAEVAEESKYGTDPGGSVSKTANTKETSKIETYIAKPALPGTSTNSNVAPLCQITVKIGNEAIVKRHILGSKLFYKRGRRPKYQMEEEALPPESDPETNRDSPLGLCQSECMEMNEMFDDASDQDSTDKPWRPYYNYKPKKKSRQLRKMRKVNWKKEHENRSPSAKCRYPAELDCAVGKAPQEKAYEEEETKEMPKLQCELCDGDKASGAGNQGRPHRHLTARPYACEFCAKQFQSPSTLKMHMRCHTGEKPYQCKTCGRCFSVQGNLQKHERIHLGVKEFICQYCNKAFTLNETLKIHERIHTGEKRYHCQFCFQSFLYLSTKRNHEQRHIWEHDGKGYACFQCPKICKTAAALGMHQKKHLFKSPSQREKVEGDMCQENSDPLENPHVHDSEDSDQKDNVQTIVENVL; from the coding sequence ATGACAGTCATGTCCCTTTCCAGGGACCTCAAGGACGACTTGCACAGTGACACAGTGCTCTCCATCTTAAATGAGCAGCGCATTCGGGGCATTTTATGTGATGTCACTATTATTGTGGAAGACACCAAATTTAAAGCCCACAGCAATGTCCTAGCTGCTTCAAGCCTGTacttcaaaaatatcttttggaGCCATACGATCTGTATTTCCAGCCATGTCCTGGAACTGGATGATCTCAAAGCTGAAGTGTTTACAGAAATCCTTAATTATATCTACAGCTCCACGGTTGTCGTCAAGAGACAGGAAACAGTCACCGATCTTGCAGCTGCAGGAAAAAAGCTGGGAATATCCTTCCTGGAAGATCTTACTGATCGCAACTTCTCAAATTCCCCTGGTCCCTATGTATTCTGCATTACTGAAAAGGGAgtggttaaagaagaaaaaaatgacaagaggcATGAAGAGCCCGCCATCACCAATGGGCCGAGGATCACCAATGCATTTTCCATCATCGAGACAGAAAATAGTAATAACATGTTTTCTCCACTGGACTTGCGGGCAAGTTTCAAAAAGGTCTCTGACTCCATGAGAACCACAAGCCTCTGCCTGGAGAGGACCGACGTGTGTCACGAGGCAGAGCCCGTCCGCACCCTCGCAGAGCACTCGTATGCCGTTTCTTCCGTGGCCGAGGCCTACAGAAATCAACCTGTCCATGAACATGACAGCAGTTCCCCTGGTAAGACAGGTAAAGAAAATTGTGAAGCTCTTGCAGCAAAACCGAAAACGTGCCGAAAGCCAAAGACCATCTCCGTACCCCAGGACTGTGACCCAGCTGCAGACAACATGCCACCCCCTCCGGTAACCAGCTTAGAGGTTCGTCAGGAGAGAAGTCCACAGCCAGCTGCCATCCTGCCTTGTTCAAAATCTCCCAGCAACGAAGGAGATGCCCGTTTTTCcaaggaagatgaaaataaatcctCGGAAGTTCCTGGGCCTCCCGCAGCGGCGGTCCCCCCTCTCGTGTACAACTGTAGCTGTTGTTCCAAGTCCTTTGACAGCAGCGCCCTGCTCAGCGCCCACATGCAGCTTCACAAGCCAGCGCAGGAGCCGCTGGTGTGCAAGGACTGCAACAAGCAGTTCAGCACTCTGAACAGGCTCGACCGGCACGAGCAGATCTGTATGCGCTCCAGCCACGTGCCGCTTCCCGGAGGAAGCCAGCGCTTTCTGGAAAACTACCCCACCATTGGGCAGAATGGAAGTTCATTCACCAGGCCAGAGCCTCTGTTGTCTGAAAACAGGATCGGCGAATTTTCTAGTACCGGCGGCACCTTGCCAGAGACGGACCACATGGTTAAATTTGTGAATGGGCAGATGCTCTACAGCTGTGTTGTGTGCAAACGGAGCTATGTGACGTTGTCCAGCCTCCGAAGGCATGCAAACGTTCACTCGTGGAGAAGAACCTATCCCTGCCATTACTGCAACAAAGTGTTTGCGTTGGCCGAGTACAGGACAAGACATGAAATTTGGCACACAGGAGAAAGGCGCTATCAGTGCATTTTCTGCCTCGAAACTTTCATGACCTACTATATTCTCAAGAACCACCAGAAGTCTTTCCATGCCATAGATCATAGACTTTCCATCAGTAAAAAAACAGCCAATGGAGGCCTGAAGCCTAGTGTCTATCCATATAAACTTTACAGGCTACTGCCCATGAAATGCAAGAGGGCTCCTTACAAAAGCTACCGAAATTCTTCCTATGAAAGTGCCCAAGAAAACAGTCAGATGAATGAATCTGCCTCTGGCCCCTATGTTATTCAGAATCCACATGGCTCTGAGTTACCGACGCTGAATTTCCAGGACCGCGTCAACACCCTGACCAACAGTCCAGCCATCCCCTTGGAAACGTCTGTACGTCAGGAGGTGCCCACCTCTGCCAATGTACAGAACACAGAGGGGACCAAATGGGGAGAGGAATCGCTGAAAGTTGACCTCGATAGTAACTTTTATTCTGCCGAGGTGTCCGTCTCTTCTGCTGAGAACGCTGGCAGCTCTGACGCCCCGGCCGGGGACGTACCTGTCCCATCTTTGAGTAACAGCAGCGAGAACACAGCCTCTGTGATCAGCTATGGTGGCTCAGCGCCCTCGGTCATCGTGCACAGTAGCCAGTTCTCGTCGGTGATAATGCACAGCAACGCCATGGCTGCCATGCCCAGCAGCAACCCCCGCATCCCCTCCGAGCCACCTGTCAGCCAGCCCCTGAAAGACGACGGCAAACCTGAGCCTGACAAAGTGAGCAGAACAGTCAGCCGACCCAAGAGcatcaaggagaaaaagaaaaccgtGCCCAGTAACAAGGCAGAAGTAGCAGAGGAGTCCAAGTACGGGACCGATCCTGGAGGGTCGGTGAGCAAAACTGCAAATACGAAGGAAACCAGTAAAATCGAAACCTACATTGCCAAGCCCGCTCTGCCCGGAACCTCCACAAACAGCAACGTCGCACCCCTTTGCCAGATCACAGTGAAGATCGGAAACGAGGCCATCGTGAAAAGGCACATCCTCGGATCCAAGCTGTTCtacaaaagaggaagaagaccCAAGTACCAGATGGAGGAGGAGGCGTTGCCGCCAGAGAGTGACCCAGAAACCAACAGAGACAGCCCCCTTGGGCTCTGCCAGTCCGAGTGTATGGAGATGAACGAGATGTTTGACGACGCCAGTGACCAGGATTCCACTGACAAGCCCTGGCGTCCTTACTACAACTACAAACCCAAGAAGAAATCCAGACAGCTGAGGAAGATGAGGAAGGTTAACTGGAAGAAAGAACACGAAAACAGGAGCCCAAGCGCTAAGTGCAGATACCCAGCAGAACTGGACTGTGCCGTGGGGAAGGCTCCTCAGGAGAAGGCCTATGAGGAGGAAGAAACCAAGGAGATGCCTAAGTTGCAGTGTGAGCTCTGTGATGGGGACAAAGCCTCGGGGGCCGGGAACCAAGGGAGGCCCCACCGGCACCTCACTGCTCGGCCTTACGCCTGCGAGTTCTGCGCCAAGCAGTTCCAGAGCCCGTCCACCCTCAAGATGCACATGAGGTGTCATACTGGAGAGAAGCCGTACCAGTGCAAGACGTGCGGGCGGTGCTTCTCGGTGCAGGGCAACTTGCAGAAACATGAACGCATCCACCTGGGCGTGAAGGAGTTCATCTGTCAGTACTGCAACAAGGCATTCACGCTCAACGAGACCCTCAAGATCCACGAAAGGATCCACACAGGTGAGAAGCGCTACCACTGTCAGTTCTGCTTCCAGAGCTTTTTGTACCTTTCCACAAAAAGGAATCATGAGCAGAGGCACATTTGGGAGCATGATGGGAAGGGCTATGCCTGCTTCCAGTGCCCCAAAATTTGCAAAACAGCTGCTGCCCTTGGAATGCACCAGAAGAAACACTTGTTCAAAAGTCCAAGTCAGCGGGAGAAAGTGGAAGGTGACATGTGTCAGGAGAACTCAGACCCCCTGGAGAACCCACATGTCCATGACTCAGAAGACAGTGACCAAAAGGATAACGTACAAACCATTGTTGAAAATGTCCTTTGA